Part of the Streptomyces sp. NBC_00457 genome, GGGTTGGGAGCGCTGGGCTCGTCCCTGACCTGGCCGTCGGGCAGCAGGAACAGCCCGATGCCGAGTCCGGCGACCGCCAGTACGGAGCCGACGGCCGCCTGTGCCGCGCGGACCCGGCGCCGTGCTCGTACGCCCGCCCGCAGACGGTCCTGATACTTCGGTTCGTAGGGGGTGTGCTCCTGGGTGTCGCGCATCAGCTGCGCCAACTGCCGCTCGAAGTGATCCATGACTTCTCCCTCACCCCACCGGCTCGATGACATCGGCCAGCAGCCGGCGCAGCCGCGCCACTCCACGCGAGGCGTGCGACCGGGCCGTACCGACCGGGCAGCCCAGCACCTGGGCGACGTGCGCCTCGGGCAGGTCCTGGTAGTAGCGCAGCACCACCGCGGCCCGCTGCCGGGACGGCAGTTGTGCCAGCGCGGCCTCCAGCCGGGACCGCTCCGCCACGGTCGCGGACACGTCACCCGTCACCGCCACCTCGGGCAACTCCTCCACGGGGCGCTCGCCCCACCAGCGCCGCCGGGCCGAGCGAGCCGCCGCTCGCGACAGCACCTTGCGCACGTAGGCCTCCGGTGCCTCGTCGGCGATCTTCGGCCAGACGAACCACAGCTTGACCAGGGACTCCTGCAACAGGTCCTCGGCCCGGTGCCGATCGCCTCCGGTGAGCAGACGCGCCAGATGGAACAGCCCCGACCAGCGGGCGGCCACGAACTCGTCGAACTCACCGGCCCGATCTTGTTCCATCCGCGCTGTCCCCAGTTCTCGCCGGCTCGCCTACACAAGGGAGAAGGCACTGACAGCCCCTTCACGCTGCATTCACAGCCGGTGATCTGGATCACACCGAAGCATGCACATAACCAGGCGAATATGAAAAACTGCCGCATAAGGCACCCGAGGAGACCCGGTGAGCAACCCTGGCGACAGGCTCGACTACGGAACGCTACGACCCGACCGCACCGGTCAGGCCGAGGCGTTCGACGCCATCGGCAATCGCTACGACGAGGCCTTCCCGCACAAGGAAGGGCAGGTCGCGGCGGCCGCATGGCTCATCGGCTCGCTGCCGGCCGGGTCCCGGGTGCTGGACCTGGGGTGCGGAACCGGGCTCCCGACCGCGCGCCAGCTGGCGGAGGCGGGCTTCGACGTGGTCGGGGTGGACCTGTCGGACGGGATGGTCGCGCTGGCCCGCGACCATGTGCCCACCGGGGAGTTCCATCAGGCGGACATCGCGGACCTGCGGCCCGGCGGCCCCTTGGACCTCGGGCGCTTCGACGGCGTCGCCGCGTTCTTCTCCCTGCTCATGCTCCCGCGCGCGGAGATCCCCCTGGCCCTGCGCACCGTCCGTCATCTGCTGCGTCCCGGCGGCCTGTTGGCCCTGTCGATGGTGGAGGCCGATGTGGACGACTTCTCGATCCCCTTCATCGGAAGGAGCATCCGCGTCTCCGGCTACCTGAGGGACGAACTGCGCGAGGTCGTCGAGACGGCGGGCTTCGAGATCGGCGACGAGTCCTCGTACACCTACGCTCCGGCGGCCGCCGACATCCAGCCCGAGGTACAGATCTTCCTGCACTGCCGGCGCACGCCCGACGACTCCTGAACCGCTCGCCGGGGCGCGGGCCGCACGCCCGGAAGGACACGCATGACGAAGCAGCTCGGAACCGGTGACGACACCGGGGGTCCCGCGCCCGGTGCGCGGGAATCCGCTGCGTTCATGCATCGGCCGCAGCCGTCCGGCTCCGACAACCGCGGGGTGACCGTGCGCCTGCCGGCCGCCGAGGCCCCCGCCGGACCCGACGCCACCCCGCCGCAGACCGACAGGCTCCGCTATCTCGACGCCGCGACCCGGCAGATCGCCCGCGGCATGAATCTCGACGAGACGCTGTACGAACTGTGCCGCGCGGCCGTCCCGGCGTTCGCCGACACGGCGTTCGTCCATCTGTACGCCCCCCTGCCGATAGGCGACGACATCGGCGCCGCCCCCGAGATCCTGCGGCTGCACACCGTGGACCACGCGTCCCTCCGGGCCCCCGCCGGCCAGGGCTCCGCATCACCCGCGCCGAGCGCGCACACCCTCCAGGCGGCCGAGGTCGTCCACCCGGCCACCACTGGACTGCTCGCCAAGCTGCTCCAGGACGGACGGCCGGTGTTCGGCAGCGACCCGGGCGTCGCCCCGGCGGCGGCCGAGCTGCTCGGGAGGGTGCACATGCCCCGGTCGGCACCGCCCGGGCGACGGCTGATCATCGCCCCGCTGCACGGCCGCAACCACGCCCTGGGCAGCGTCGTCCTGATCCGCGGACCCGACCGGCCCGACTTCACCGGCGACGATCTGCTGGTGGCCTCCCAGCTCGCCACCCACACCGCCCTCGGGCTGGACAAGGCGATGCTGTACGAACGTGAGGCATCCGTCGCGGACACGTTGCAGCGCACGATGCTCCCGCCGTCGCTTCCGGAGCCGCCCGGGGTCCGGCTGGCGAGCCGCTATCTGCCGGCCTCGCGGACCGCGCAGGTCGGCGGGGACTGGTACGACGCGATCCCGCTGCCCGGCAACCGCGTGGCCCTGGTGATCGGCGATGTGATGGGCCACTCCATGACCTCGGCCGCGATCATGGGCCAGCTGCGGACCAGCGTGCAGACCCTGGCCGGGCTCGATCTGCCCCCGGACGAGGTGCTGCACCACCTCGACGAGCAGGCGGGACGCCTGGGCAGCGAGCACACCGCGACCTGTCTGTACGCGTTGTACGACCCCGTACTGCACCGGCTGATCGTCTCCAGCGCCGGACATCTGCCGCCGGTGCTGCTGCGTCCCGACGGCGGCGTGGAGGTGCTGGACGTCCCGCCCGGAGCGCCGATCGGTGTCGGCAGCGGCGGATTCGAGTCCGTCGAGACCCACGCGCCGACCGGGGCGACGCTGCTGCTGTACACCGACGGCCTGGTCGAGTCCCGCGACTCGGACGTCATGACCGGCGTGGAGCGGCTGTGCGCCCGGCTGCGCGCGACTGGTTCAGGATCCGCGCCGCCGACCCTGGAAGGCCTGTGCGACCAGGCCCTCGGCACCCTGGGCTCCGGTGGCCGCGACGACGACATCGCGCTGCTCGCGGCCCGGTTCGAGGGCATCCTGCCGGAGACCGTCGCCTACTGGTACATGGCTCCGCGCCCGCAGACCGCCCGCCAGGCCCGCCGGCTGACCCGCAGGACCCTGCACGGCTGGGGCCTCGACGACCTCCTGGAGTCCACCGAGCTGATGGTCAGCGAGGTGGTCGCCAACGCCGTGCGCTTCGCCTCCCGCCCGATCACCCTGCGGCTCCTGTGCACGGACGTGCTCCGCTGCGAGGTCGGCGACGACTCCCCCGTGGTACCGAGGATGCGCCACGCCCGCCTGAGCGACGAGGGCGGACGCGGGCTGTTCCTGGTCGACCAGCTGTCAGAGCGCTGGGGGGCAACTCGGGTGAGCACGGGCAAGGTTGTGTGGTTCGAGCAGCCACTTCCTCCCGCGGGTTAAGCTGGCCGACGCAGCTGGTTCGCCCCGTCCGCCAGGCGGGATGCGTCGCAAGAGGGAACCCGGTGAAATTCCGGGACTGCCCCGCAGCGGTGAACGGGAACGACCGCCGTCATACGCACTGGGTCCGTGAAACGGGCCTGGGAAGCGACGGCCAGTAGATGTCTCTCGTACGACGACGAGACGTGCCCGTGAGTCCGAAGACCTGCCAACTGCCCGTGTGCGAACCACTCGTGCGCGGACATCCCGGTGACCTCGAGGGCGGGTCGGCGTACCACCGAGCGGACGGCCAGTGGCCGTTGCCGTCCGGTCGGTCACCCTTCGCGTTCTCGTCCCGTCTCCGGGATCTCTGGGATTCATCTCGCGAAGGAGATCTCCGTGACAAGCAAGCCCGCAGCCGCGGCAGCACGGGCCACCGTGTACGGCTACCCCCGCCAGGGCCCGCGCCGGGAACTGAAGAAGGCGATCGAGGGCTACTGGAAGGGCCGCGTCACCGCCGACGCCCTCCGCGCCACCGCCGCCGAACTGCGCAGCGGCAACTGGCGGCAACTGTCCGGCGCCGGCATCCACGAGGTGCCGACCGGTGACTTCTCGTACTACGACCACGTCCTCGACACCACCGTCATGGTCGGCGCGATCCCCGAGCGGCACCGCGCCGCCGTCGAAGCGGACGCCCTGGACGGCTACTTCGCCATGGCGCGCGGCACCCAGGACGTGGCGCCGCTGGAGATGACGAAGTGGTTCGACACCAACTACCACTATCTGGTGCCGGAGTTGGGCCCGGACACGGTGTTCACCGCGGACTCCGCCAAGCAGGTCACCGAACTGAAGGAAGCCCTCGCCCTGGGCCTGACGGCGCGTCCGGTCCTGGTCGGCCCCGTCACCTACCTCCTGCTCGCCAAGCCCGCCCCCGGCGTGGCCGCCGACTTCGACCCGATCACCCTCCTCGACCGGCTGCTCCCGGTGTACGCCGAGGTCCTCGCCGACCTGCGCGCCGCCGGCGCCGAGTGGGTGCAGCTGGACGAGCCCGCCCTCGTCCAGGACCGCACCCCGGCCGAACTGAACGCCGCCGAGCGGGCGTACCGGGAGCTCGGCGCCCTCACCGACCGGCCGAGGCTGCTGATCGCCTCGTACTTCGACCGGCTCGGCGACGCACTGCCGGTGCTGGCCAAAGCCCCCGTCGACGGACTCGCGCTGGACTTCACCGACGCCGCCGCCGCCAATCTGGACGCCCTCGCCGCGGTCGGCGGGCTGCCCGGCAAGCAGCTGGTCGCCGGTGTCGTCGACGGCCGCAACATCTGGGTCAACGACCTGTCGGCGTCGCTCACCACGCTCGGCACCCTTCTGGGCCTGGCCGACCGGGTCGACGTCGCGGCCTCCTGCTCCCTGCTGCACGTCCCCCTCGACACGGCGGCCGAGCGGGACATCGAGCCGCAGATCCTGCGCTGGCTCGCCTTCGCCCGGCAGAAGACCGCCGAGATCGTCACCCTCGCCAAGGGCCTCGCCCGCGGCACCGACGCGATCACCGCCGAACTCGCCGCCAACCGCGCCGACCTGGCCTCCCGCGCCAACTCCCCCATCACCCGCGACCCGGCCGTACGGGCCCGCGCCACGGACGTCACCGCCGCCGACGCCCGCCGCTCCCAGCCGTACGCCGAGCGGGCCGCCGCCCAGCGCGCCCACCTCGGCCTGCCGCCGCTGCCGACCACCACCATCGGCTCGTTCCCGCAGACCGGCGAACTGCGCGCGGCGCGGGCGGACTTGAAGGCGGGCCGGATCGACACGGCCGGCTACGAGGACCGGATCAGGGCGGAGATCCAGGAGGTGATCTCCTTCCAGGAGAAGACCGGCCTGGACGTCCTGGTGCACGGTGAGCCCGAACGGGGCGACATGGTCCAGTACTTCGCCGAGCAGCTCACCGGCTACCTCGCCACCCAGCACGGCTGGGTCCAGTCCTACGGCACCCGCTACGTCCGCCCGCCGATCCTGGCCGGCGACATCTCCCGTCCCGAGCCGATGACGGTGCGCTGGACGACGTATGCCCAGTCCCTCACCTCGCGCCCCGTCAAGGGCATGCTCACCGGCCCGGTCACCATGCTCGCCTGGTCCTTCGTCCGCGACGACCAGCCGCTCGGCGAGACGGCCCGGCAGGTCGCGCTGGCGCTGCGCGACGAGGTGAACGACCTTGAGACGGCCGGAACTTCGGTGATCCAGGTCGACGAACCGGCCCTGCGCGAAACGCTGCCGCTGCGCGCCGCCGACCACCCCGCCTACCTGGCCTGGGCCACGGAGGCGTTCCGCCTCACCACCAGCGGAGTGCGTCCGGACACCCAGATCCACACCCACATGTGCTACGCCGAGTTCGGCGACATCGTCCAGGCCATCGACGACCTCGACGCGGACGTCATCAGCCTGGAGGCGGCCCGCTCCCATATGCAGGTCGCCCGTGAACTCGCCGGCCACGGCTATCCGCGCGAGGCCGGACCCGGCGTGTACGACATCCACTCCCCGCGCGTGCCGAGCGCCGAGGAGGCGGCCGAACTCCTGCGCACCGCCCTGAAGGCGATCCCCGCCGACCGGCTGTGGGTCAACCCCGACTGCGGCCTGAAGACCCGCGCCTGGCCGGAGACCCGTTCCTCACTGGAGAACCTGGTCGCCGCGGCCTACACGGTCCGCGCCGAACTGCCGACACCCTGACCACCTGCCTCCCCACCGGCCGGGGCGCCCCGTGCGCCCCGGCCGGATTCAGCACACGACCCCGCAGCAGAGGTGATTGCACATATCGGGACGAATGGATTTCGCTACAAGTTCCGAAATTATTCGTGACGGGTGCGCCACTTGGCCGAAATGCGCGCTCCATACCTTCCTGGAATCGCACCTCTGCCCTCAGTGCCTTCAGGAGACAGGAGCCCCCGCGTGCCACATTCCCTGCGCCGCGGCGCCCTACGGCTGACCGCCGGTATAGCGCTCATCTGCACCTTCGCCCTTGCGGGCTGCGGGCGCGGCGGTGACACCGCCGCGACGGGCACCGCCGAGCCCGTCGACGACTCTCCGGCCACCGGCAGCGTCGATGTCTGGGCCGCCCAGGGCGACGCCGATGTGCTCGAGAAGGTCATCGAGCCCTTCAAGGCCGACAACCCCGACGTCAAGGTCAATTTCACGCTGATCCCGAACGGCGAGTACTACACCAAGCTCCAGTCGGCGGTCGCGGCGGGCAAGGGACCCGATGTCGCCCAGTTCTTCCCCGAGTCGCAGGCGCAGTTCCTCGATCCGTCGATCCTGCAGCCCGTGCCGGACGGACTCGTCGACAAGGGCACCTTCTTCAAGAGTCTCTGGGACGCGGGTGTCGTCAAGAACGTGGCCTATACGGTCCCCTGGTACGCCTACACCTACGCGCTCGTCTACCGCTCCGACCTCGCCGACAAGGCGGGCGTGAAGGCGCCGACGACGTGGAAGGACACGGTTCCCTTCCTGAAGGCGATGCAGGACGCCGGCGCCGGACGTGGCCTCGCAGCCGACATCGGCTGGGACATCTTCAACGGCCAGGACGTCGCGATGTACGCCTGGCAGGCCGGCGGCTCGCTGTTCTCATCCGACGGCAAGTGGACCCTGGACACACCGGAAATGGCCGAGGCGATCAAGTACAACGCGTCGTTCTTCACCTCGGGCGCCGCCGACACCAGCACGCCCACCTTCCTGGACGCCCAGCCGTACTTCACCTCCGGCAAGACCGCTTCGATGATCACGGGACCTTGGGTCATCGGCCAGCTCGACAAGGCCGCGGGCAAGGACGGCTGGACGGCGTCCCATGTCGCCACCGCGCCCCTGCCGGCCGGGGACTCCAGCGGCGCCTCCTTCTCCGCCGGAGGCAGTTGGGGCGTACTCGCCGACAGCGACAACGCGGACGCGTCCTGGAAGTTCGTCCGCCACCTCGCGGAGCCGAGCACCCAGGTCGCGCAGTACAAGGCATACAGCTCGCTGCCGGCCGTCATCTCCGCCTGGGACGACCCGGCCATCGCGGACCAGCCGCTGCTGGACGCCTTCTTCACGCAGATGAAGAACACCCGGGCGTTCCCCCAGGTGACCACCTGGCAGCAGGTCGCGACCCGGCTGGGCAAGGAGATCGAGGCCGTGGCCAAGGGCACGGAGAGCGCGGAGAAGGCCGCAGCGAACGTCCAGGCGTACGCCGAGAGCGTCGGCACCGGTGCGGAGTGATCCGCGGATGACGACCAACACCGTCAAGATGACCACCGGCATCGTCAACGTGCGCCGCCGCCGGGGCGGCGGCGCCCGGCGAACGGCTGTCGCCTGGCTGTTCCTGGCACCGTTCACCGTCGTGTTCCTGCTCTACACGGCGATCCCCACCGTCGCCGCGCTCGGGTTCAGCCTCACCGATCTGCGGGGCACGGATCTGCGGCATCCGTTCGCGGTCGACTTCACGGGCCTCGAGAACTATCTCCGGCTGTTCCGGGACCAGAGTTTCCTGCGGGACCTCGTGAACACCGCCGTCTTCGTGGCCGTCGGCGTGCCGCTGACCATGGGGACCGGGTTCGCGCTGGCCCTGGCGCTGAATTCCGGCATCCGGCGACTGCGCGGGATGTTCCGCACGGTCTTCTTCGCACCGGTCGTCACCAACGTCGTGGCGGTCGCCCTGATCTGGCAGTACGCCTTCAACGACGGCGGCACCGTCAACAAGGTGCTCGGCGCCGTCGGCTTCGCCGGACCGAACTGGCTGGACGACCCGAACCTGGCCATGCCCGTGGTCATCCTGCTGGGCATCTGGCGCAACTTCGGCATCGCGATGGTGCTGTTCCTCGCCGGTCTGCAGGCGATTCCCCGAGACGTGTACGAGGCCGCCGCCCTCGACGGGGCGGGCCGGTGGCGGCAGTTGAGGCACATCACCCTGCCACTGCTGCTGCCCACCATCCTTCTGGTCTCGGTGCTGCTGACCGTCTTCTTTCTCCAGGTGTTCGACGAGCCGTATCTGCTCACGGACGGCGGCCCGCTCGGTTCCACCGAGTCCGTGGCGCTGTACACCTACCACCAGTTCGGGGCGGGCGAGTTGGGGATGTCGTCCGCCGCGTCCTTCGTGATGCTCGTGCTCGTGGCCGTGGTGAGTCTCGTCCAGTTCCGACTGCTGAGGTCCCGCACATGACCGCCGTCGCCGCGTTCGAAGACGCCCACCTGACCACCGGCCGGATCGCCGTGCGCCGCCGGTCCGTCTCCCGACCGCTGCTGTACGGCGCGCTGGTGCTGTGCGCGCTGCTCACGATGCTGCCGTTCCTCTGGGTGATCAGCGGCTCGCTGCGCAGTCTCGACGAGATCCGCTCCGACCCCGGCGCCTGGCTCCCCACCGACGTCACCTTCGACAACTTCGTACGGCTGTTCAGCACCGAAGGCTTCGGCCGGTTCATGGTCAACAGCATCGTGGTCGCGGCCCTCGTGGTGGCCGGCAACATCGTGACGGCCTCGGCTGCCGGCTACGCGCTCGCCAAGCTCGACTTCGCGGGCAAGCGGATCGCGTTCGGCGCGGTCATGGCGGCGCTGATGGTGCCGCTCACCGCGGTGTTCGTCCCGCAGTTCGTGATCACCGTCGACCTGGGCCTGGCGGACACCCTCGCCGGTATCGCCCTGCCCGGCATGGCGCTGCCGCTGTCGGTGTTCATCATGCGGCAGTACGCGATGTCGGTTCCCGACGAGCTCCTCGAAGCGGCGCGGATCGACGGCGCGGGCGAGTTCCGGATCTTCTTCCGGATCTTCCTGCCGCTGGCCGGCCCCGCGGTCGCGACGATCACGATCATGTCGTTCCTCACCTCGTGGAACAACTTCATCTGGCCGCTCATCGTCGCCCAGAGCATGTCCAGTTACACGCTGCCGGTGGGCCTCGCCGCCACCAGTCAGGCCGCGGCACACGTCACCGACTACGGCCTGATGCTGGCCGGCGCGATCGTCGTGATGCTGCCCGTGCTCGTCCTCTTCCTGTTCCTGCAGCGCTACTTCGTGCAGGGCATCTCCGGAACGGGCATGCGGTGACGCGGTCCGCGCCGACGACCGGCATGAACGGCCTGAACCAGAGCGCCGTACGACGGGTCAACACCTCCGTCATCCTGCGCGCGTTGGCGGTGTCGGCCGAGCCGACGACATTGACCGCGCTCGCCGAGCAGGCCGGGCTCTCCCGCCGCACCATCGAGCTGATCCTCGACTCGCTCGTCGAGGCGGGCTGGGTGACCGAGCTGGACCGGGTTCCGACGAGCGGCGGTGCCGGGCGCCCCGCCCGGCGGTACGAACTGCGGGCCGAGCAGGCCCTGTTGGCCGCGGTGCGCATCACCACCTCGGACGCGTCGGCGGCGGTCGCCGATGTACGCGGCCGTGTCCTCGGCCGCGCGCACCGACCGCTGCGCGCCTACCAGGATCCGCAGGTCACCCTCGACGACGCCGCGGCTCTGGTGCGGGCGGCGCTCGACGACGCGGGCGGCTCGGCGGACCGGCTGCGGGCCGGTGCGGTCGCGGCCGGCGGTGCCATCGACGACGACGGAGTCGTACGGCGCCTGGTGCACACGACGCGCTGGGAAGGCGTGCACCTGCCCGATGAACTCGCGCGCCGCATACCTGTGCCCTGGTTCGCCGACAACGACTCCAACCTCGGAGCCCTCGCGGAGCGTTGGCGCGGTGTGGCCGACGACCACGACAACGTCGTCTGGGCGGTGCTCGGGAACCGCACCGGTCTCGGCATCCTCATCCGAGGAGCCGTACACCGCGGTCTCGACGGCGCCGCCGGTGAAATCGTCGAAGCGGTGTCGATGCCGACCGGCTCGGTCGAGAACCACCCCGTCGCCGGGCTGACCTCACCGGAGCCGGCCCAACGTGGCGTCGCACTCCGCCGGTTCGACGCGGCTCGCTCCGGCGACGCCACCGCGCTCGCGGAGGTCGACGAGTTCGTGAGGAACATCGCCTCGATCCTCACCACCCTGTCGTGGACGATCGCACCCTCGCTGATCGTGCTCGGCGGGGGTCTGGAGGACGCGGCCGATGTGCTGCTGCCCCGGGTGCGCGAGGCGCTGCGCCGTGCCCGGACCCCCGCGGTCGAACTGCGCGCCACCGGCCTGGGCCGCGACGCCCCGCTGATCGGCGCCGTCAAGCTGGCGCTCGACCGCATGGACACCGAGCTGTTCGGCCCGCTGATCCCCCGCGCGTGATCGCGTACGCCCCCTCACACAGCCCCTTGTGCAAGACAGGAGCATTCCTTGACCCCCACCCCGCGCACCGACGTCCTCGTCGTCGGCAGCGGCATCATGGGATCCGTCGTGGCCCGACTGCTGCGCGACACCGATCCGGCGCTGCGCATCACGATGGTCGACGGCGGTACCGCGATCGGCGAGGTCCCCGGCCGTCATCTGCACGACGTGGACGACCCGGTGCTGTGGTCGCGCTACAACGAACAGGTCACCACCGGCATCCAGGGCATGTACACGGGCGCCGAAGTGGTGCGCGACGTGGCCGGCAGCCTCACTGATCTGCCGCCAGGCATGTTCCACGCGCTCGCCTTCGGCGAGGACGCCGAGGCGATGCCCGCGACGGCGCTCGCCTGGAACGCGGGCGGCATGGGCGTGCACTGGACCGCCGCGACACCGTGGCCCGCGGGCGACGAGGTGTTCGACTTCGGCGACCCGGCACGCTGGGCGGCGGATCTGGACACCGCGCGCCGGGTGCTCGCGGTGACCCCCTCCCCGATCGGTCCGACGGAGGTCGGCCGACTGGTACTCGACGTACTGCGTCGACGCTACGACGGGACGGGACCGGACGACCGCGGCCCGCAGCCGATGCCCATGGCCGTCACCGCGTCCGCATCGGGCCCCCTGCCGCGCACCGCTCCCGGGACGGTCTTCCCTCCGCTCGCGACCAGCGGCGACCCGGCCTTCACCCTGGTCACCCGTACCCTCGTGACATCCCTCGTCGTGTCGGACGGCCGGGTCACCGGCGCCCGGCTGCGTCGGGTCGCCGACGGCGCCGAGTCCGAACTCCGGGCGGACGCCGTGGTGGTGTGCGCCGACGCGCTGCGCACCCCGCAGCTGCTGTTCGCCTCGGGCATACGGCCCGACGCGCTCGGCCGCCACCTCAACGAGCACGCCTTCGTCACCGCCCGCGTGCTGCTCGACCTCGACCGATTCGGCCTCGACCTGGAGGCCCTGCCCCTGCCGCGCACCGGCGAGTTCTGCACGGACTCCCTCTGGCTGCCGCAGAACGGCACGGTACAGCCGTTCCACGGACAGATCATGAACCGGACGTACGTCGACGACAACGGCCGCCCTCTCGCGCATTCCGTAGGCCTCTCGCTGTACGTCCCCGTCGAGTCCCGCCCCGAGAACCGGCTGGTGTTCTCCGACACCGAGACCGACCTCGCCGGTATGCCGCGCATCGGCATCGCGTTCGGCTACTCCGACGCCGACCGTGCGCTGATACGACGGGCACTGGCCGAAGTCGGGGCGCTCGCCGAGGAGTTCGGCCCGTTCGATCCGCACACGGAACGCGCGCTGCTCCCGCCGGGCTCGTCCCTGCACCTGACCGGCACCGTCCGGTCCGGCACCGCCGACGACGGCACCAGCGTGTGCGACCCGGACGGCAGGGTCTGGGGCTTCGACAACCTGTACCTCGCCGGCAACGGGGTGATCCCGACGGCGATGGCCGCCAACGTCACGCTGACAGGCACGGTGACCGCGGTGCGGGCCGCCCACGCCGTGGCCGAGCGTCTTGCACTGATGGGAGTTGGATCATGATCCACATCGCGAAGGAATACCGTGTGGCCCTGCCGGCTTGGATCGACGACGAGCTGGCCGACGTGCCCTCCGTCATCCCCGGCCGCGACGACCGGATGCGCCTCGTGCACCGCCTCGCCGAGCGCAACTGGCGCGAGGGCAACGGCGGCCCGTTCGCGGCAGTCGTCGCCGAGCGGGACACCGGCCGGATCGTCTCCGTGGGTGTGAACGTCGTGCTCGCCTCCGGGGTGTCGAGCGCGCACGCCGAGGTCGTAGCGCTGGGTCTCGCCCAGCGGGCGACCGGCGGCTGGGACCTCGGCGGCCCGGGCATGCCGACGCACGAGCTGGTCGTGAACTGGCGTCCGTGCGTGCAGTGTTACGGCGCGACGATGTGGTCCGGGGTGCGCGGCCTCGTGGTCGCCGGCGAGGGCCCGGAGCTGGAGGAGATCACCACGTTCGACGAAGGCCCGCTCGGCGCGGACTGGGCGGAGCAGTTCGAGGCCCGCGGCATCGAAGTCGTACGGGATGTGCTCCGGGACGAGGCGCTGGCCGTGTTCCGGAACTATCGGGATGCGGTCGACGCCGATGGCGTCGTCGTCTACAACGCGCGCGGAGGTGCCGTATGACACCGCGGTTCGCAACCGACATCATCACCTTCTACCACCCGGATTTCTGGGGCCTCGAATCCGCGGACGCCGTGCGCGACTGGGCCTCGGCGAACCCTGAGAGCTTCTGGCAACGGGTGATGGACGCGCTGACCGAGGCCGGCGTCACCGGCATCGAGTTGACCTTCGCGCCCGGCGACATCGACTCGGCGTTGCGTGCCTTCGGCAGCACACGGGCGTTCCGCCGCGCACTCGATGCCCGGGGCCTGTCCGTCGTGAGCGCGTTCATCGCCGGGAGCGACGCCCCCGACTGGCGGGACAGCGAGAACCTGCCCGGGATCGTCGCCGACGCCGAGCGACGCGCCGCCTTCCTCGCCGACATGGGAGCCGAACTCCTCGTCGCCGGACTGCCCATGCGAACGACGTTCGGCACGCGCCCGCCCTTCTTCGTCGACGCCGCCTACATGACGCGGATGGCCGGCATCGCCCACGTGGTCGGCGAGGCCGTCGCCCGGCACGGGGTGAAGCTCGCCTTCCACACGGAGTCGAACAGCACGCTCTGGTACGAGCGCGACATCGACCTGTTCATGGCTCTGACCGATCCACGGTACGTGTGGCTGTGCCCCGACTCCTGCCACATCGCGCTCGGCGGAGGCGACCCCGTAGCCGTCGCACATCGCCACGCGCAGCGCATCGCGCTGGCGCACTGGAAGGACGCGGTCAGGCCGATCGACGTCCACCTGACCATCGACGAAACGGTCTTCGCCCAACAGCAGCCCTACATG contains:
- a CDS encoding extracellular solute-binding protein, with the protein product MPHSLRRGALRLTAGIALICTFALAGCGRGGDTAATGTAEPVDDSPATGSVDVWAAQGDADVLEKVIEPFKADNPDVKVNFTLIPNGEYYTKLQSAVAAGKGPDVAQFFPESQAQFLDPSILQPVPDGLVDKGTFFKSLWDAGVVKNVAYTVPWYAYTYALVYRSDLADKAGVKAPTTWKDTVPFLKAMQDAGAGRGLAADIGWDIFNGQDVAMYAWQAGGSLFSSDGKWTLDTPEMAEAIKYNASFFTSGAADTSTPTFLDAQPYFTSGKTASMITGPWVIGQLDKAAGKDGWTASHVATAPLPAGDSSGASFSAGGSWGVLADSDNADASWKFVRHLAEPSTQVAQYKAYSSLPAVISAWDDPAIADQPLLDAFFTQMKNTRAFPQVTTWQQVATRLGKEIEAVAKGTESAEKAAANVQAYAESVGTGAE
- a CDS encoding carbohydrate ABC transporter permease, whose amino-acid sequence is MTTNTVKMTTGIVNVRRRRGGGARRTAVAWLFLAPFTVVFLLYTAIPTVAALGFSLTDLRGTDLRHPFAVDFTGLENYLRLFRDQSFLRDLVNTAVFVAVGVPLTMGTGFALALALNSGIRRLRGMFRTVFFAPVVTNVVAVALIWQYAFNDGGTVNKVLGAVGFAGPNWLDDPNLAMPVVILLGIWRNFGIAMVLFLAGLQAIPRDVYEAAALDGAGRWRQLRHITLPLLLPTILLVSVLLTVFFLQVFDEPYLLTDGGPLGSTESVALYTYHQFGAGELGMSSAASFVMLVLVAVVSLVQFRLLRSRT
- a CDS encoding carbohydrate ABC transporter permease, which produces MTAVAAFEDAHLTTGRIAVRRRSVSRPLLYGALVLCALLTMLPFLWVISGSLRSLDEIRSDPGAWLPTDVTFDNFVRLFSTEGFGRFMVNSIVVAALVVAGNIVTASAAGYALAKLDFAGKRIAFGAVMAALMVPLTAVFVPQFVITVDLGLADTLAGIALPGMALPLSVFIMRQYAMSVPDELLEAARIDGAGEFRIFFRIFLPLAGPAVATITIMSFLTSWNNFIWPLIVAQSMSSYTLPVGLAATSQAAAHVTDYGLMLAGAIVVMLPVLVLFLFLQRYFVQGISGTGMR
- a CDS encoding ROK family transcriptional regulator, which encodes MNGLNQSAVRRVNTSVILRALAVSAEPTTLTALAEQAGLSRRTIELILDSLVEAGWVTELDRVPTSGGAGRPARRYELRAEQALLAAVRITTSDASAAVADVRGRVLGRAHRPLRAYQDPQVTLDDAAALVRAALDDAGGSADRLRAGAVAAGGAIDDDGVVRRLVHTTRWEGVHLPDELARRIPVPWFADNDSNLGALAERWRGVADDHDNVVWAVLGNRTGLGILIRGAVHRGLDGAAGEIVEAVSMPTGSVENHPVAGLTSPEPAQRGVALRRFDAARSGDATALAEVDEFVRNIASILTTLSWTIAPSLIVLGGGLEDAADVLLPRVREALRRARTPAVELRATGLGRDAPLIGAVKLALDRMDTELFGPLIPRA
- a CDS encoding GMC oxidoreductase — its product is MTPTPRTDVLVVGSGIMGSVVARLLRDTDPALRITMVDGGTAIGEVPGRHLHDVDDPVLWSRYNEQVTTGIQGMYTGAEVVRDVAGSLTDLPPGMFHALAFGEDAEAMPATALAWNAGGMGVHWTAATPWPAGDEVFDFGDPARWAADLDTARRVLAVTPSPIGPTEVGRLVLDVLRRRYDGTGPDDRGPQPMPMAVTASASGPLPRTAPGTVFPPLATSGDPAFTLVTRTLVTSLVVSDGRVTGARLRRVADGAESELRADAVVVCADALRTPQLLFASGIRPDALGRHLNEHAFVTARVLLDLDRFGLDLEALPLPRTGEFCTDSLWLPQNGTVQPFHGQIMNRTYVDDNGRPLAHSVGLSLYVPVESRPENRLVFSDTETDLAGMPRIGIAFGYSDADRALIRRALAEVGALAEEFGPFDPHTERALLPPGSSLHLTGTVRSGTADDGTSVCDPDGRVWGFDNLYLAGNGVIPTAMAANVTLTGTVTAVRAAHAVAERLALMGVGS
- a CDS encoding nucleoside deaminase, encoding MIHIAKEYRVALPAWIDDELADVPSVIPGRDDRMRLVHRLAERNWREGNGGPFAAVVAERDTGRIVSVGVNVVLASGVSSAHAEVVALGLAQRATGGWDLGGPGMPTHELVVNWRPCVQCYGATMWSGVRGLVVAGEGPELEEITTFDEGPLGADWAEQFEARGIEVVRDVLRDEALAVFRNYRDAVDADGVVVYNARGGAV